A genome region from Manis pentadactyla isolate mManPen7 chromosome 5, mManPen7.hap1, whole genome shotgun sequence includes the following:
- the LOC118928668 gene encoding UDP-glucuronosyltransferase 2A3 isoform X3 — protein sequence MGPDRWVSAILLLQLCYAGCGFCGKVLVWPCDMSHWLNLKMILEELVERGHEVTVLVPEHSFIIDYSKPSTLNFEVIPAPYSRQVAANTFNSFIDLAVNVLPSLPHWQSAVKLQEVLLQATESVKPLCENVVYNQSVVKKLQEAKYSVMVIDAALPCGELVAEVLEVPFVYTLRLSVGGTIEKYCGKLPAPSSYVPVSMAALTDRMAFLERVKNLLLSFFFDFWIHPHDIQIWNEFYSEVLGRPTTLCETMGKAEIWLIRTYWDFEFPRPYLPNFEFVGGLHCKPAKPLPKEMEEFVQSSGEDGVVVFSLGSMVKNLTEEKANVIASALAQIPQKVLWRYTGKKPATLGSNTRLYDWIPQNDLLGHPKAKAFITHGGTNGIYEAIYHGVPMVGVPMFADQPDNIAHMKAKGAAVEVNINTMTSEDLLSALRAVTNNPFYKENAMRLSRIQHDQPVKPLDRAVFWIEFVMRHKGAKHLRPAAHDLTWFQYHSLDVIGFLLACVATVIFLVTKCCLLSYRKLGKAGKKKRE from the exons ATGGGGCCTGACAGATGGGTTTCAGCCATTCTGCTGCTTCAGCTCTGCTATGCTGGCTGCGGGTTCTGTGGGAAGGTCTTGGTGTGGCCCTGTGACATGAGCCATTGGCTCAATCTAAAGATGATTCTGGAGGAACTAGTGGAAAGGGGCCATGAGGTGACTGTGTTGGTTCCTGAACACAGTTTCATCATTGACTACAGCAAGCCTTCCACACTGAACTTCGAGGTGATCCCCGCGCCTTACAGCAGACAGGTGGCTGCAAACACATTCAATAGCTTTATAGATCTAGCTGTGAATGTCCTGCCATCACTGCCACACTGGCAGTCAGCAGTGAAACTGCAAGAAGTCCTTCTACAGGCAACTGAAAGTGTAAAACCTCTGTGTGAGAATGTAGTCTACAACCAGTCAGTGGTGAAGAAGCTACAGGAAGCCAAGTACAGTGTCATGGTTATAGATGCTGCACTGCCCTGTGGAGAGCTGGTGGCCGAGGTGCTAGAAGTCCCTTTTGTGTACACGTTAAGGCTCTCCGTGGGTGGCACTATAGAGAAGTACTGTGGGAAACTTCCAGCTCCATCTTCCTATGTGCCTGTTTCTATGGCAGCACTAACGGACAGAATGGCCTTTCTGGAAAGGGTAAAAAATTtattgctttcctttttctttgactTCTGGATCCATCCTCATGATATACAGATTTGGAATGAATTTTACAGTGAAGTATTAG GAAGACCCACTACCTTATGTGAGACAATGGGAAAAGCAGAAATTTGGCTGATTCGAACATACTGGGATTTTGAATTTCCTCGTCCATATCTACCTAATTTTGAGTTTGTTGGAGGATTGCATTGCAAACCTGCCAAACCCTTACCTAAG GAAATGGAAGAATTTGTCCAAAGTTCAGGTGAAGATGGTGTTGTGGTGTTTTCTCTGGGGTCAATGGTGAAAAACCTCACGGAAGAAAAAGCTAATGTCATTGCCTCAGCACTCGCTCAGATCCCACAGAAG GTTTTATGGAGGTACACAGGAAAGAAACCGGCCACATTAGGAAGCAATACTCGGCTCTATGATTGGATACCCCAGAATGATCTCCTTG GTCATCCCAAAGCCAAAGCTTTTATCACTCATGGTGGAACCAATGGGATCTATGAAGCTATTTATCATGGGGTCCCTATGGTGGGAGTGCCCATGTTTGCTGACCAGCCTGATAACATCGCCCACATGAAGGCCAAAGGAGCAGCTGTGGAGGTGAACATAAACACAATGACAAGCGAAGACTTGCTCAGTGCCTTGAGAGCAGTCACCAACAATCCTTT TTATAAAGAGAATGCTATGAGGTTATCAAGGATTCAACATGATCAGCCTGTAAAGCCCCTGGATCGAGCAGTCTTCTGGATCGAGTTTGTCATGCGCCACAAAGGAGCCAAGCACCTGCGGCCAGCTGCCCACGACCTCACCTGGTTCCAGTACCACTCCCTGGATGTGATTGGGTTCCTGCTGGCCTGTGTGGCCACTGTTATATTCTTGGTCACAAAATGTTGTTTGCTTTCTTATAGAAAACTTGGTAAAgcagggaagaagaagagggaatag